The Candidatus Omnitrophota bacterium genome has a window encoding:
- a CDS encoding response regulator, with translation MKETKKPICKILTVDDQMGIDSFFYEFFTARNYEVFNALNGKEALKIVAKEKPRIILLDINMRGMDGIETLEKIREIDKDVVIIMVTGVKDDDVMKKAMELGANDYITKPLSLEYLDKVVLLKFMNLQLKDLNRELENIQ, from the coding sequence ATGAAGGAAACCAAAAAGCCGATTTGTAAAATATTGACTGTCGATGACCAGATGGGTATCGACTCATTTTTTTATGAGTTCTTTACCGCGCGTAATTATGAGGTATTCAACGCGTTAAACGGCAAAGAGGCCCTGAAGATCGTGGCAAAGGAAAAGCCCCGGATTATCCTGCTGGATATAAACATGAGGGGCATGGACGGCATCGAAACACTTGAGAAGATAAGAGAGATTGATAAGGATGTCGTCATTATTATGGTTACAGGCGTTAAGGACGATGATGTGATGAAGAAGGCCATGGAATTAGGCGCAAACGATTATATAACCAAGCCTCTTAGTCTCGAATATCTGGACAAAGTAGTTTTGTTGAAGTTCATGAATCTGCAGTTAAAAGACCTGAATAGAGAGTTAGAGAATATTCAATAG